The following proteins come from a genomic window of Triticum aestivum cultivar Chinese Spring chromosome 6A, IWGSC CS RefSeq v2.1, whole genome shotgun sequence:
- the LOC123131364 gene encoding uncharacterized protein, with translation MKFLRRRRREPPEIDRLIKLPDDVLLNILERVGTLDAVRTCVVSKRTLQLPALLSQIVIVPSARDLRWKNRQVVDMTEKILSTRSPQIPIRALKLRFMMTGDDHLRIGRSVALAMATQKVDATEFEILTKRQYNDYSHDDLLSFAKLFNDFISECPAAFAGLTRLHLHNLRFGESDVPTILRTCTRLESLCFFQCDAGERSMLTLHHARLAELDITSGKFLVIRLGSLPNLQRMSYRNWHYDDHCPIALGYVPKLSNLDLSRGYAVDRALHLSKTLVKAPPISHLHLDFQSEKIWIRPECPKVLAPLLGKLRLVNLDNLPEECDIAWTMFLLEAAPSIEELSITVWGHKCQRKSQTSYSNSMDVKWELSTPDFKHMNLARLTIYGFQSNNNFMGYVRRVVQAAVNIKEVSLHDMKVCKVCVDKFFCLGVRPWSCLGTSEEADSFRKEITEVINARARARGMMMAMAMTMAMAMAIASAHKVRRDVFVSGSYLTDSGFIL, from the exons ATGAAgttccttcgccgccgccgccgtgag CCGCCGGAAATCGACAGGCTAATCAAGCTACCCGACGACGTGCTGCTCAATATTCTGGAGAGGGTGGGCACGCTCGACGCCGTCAGGACGTGCGTCGTCTCCAAGCGAACGCTCCAGCTGCCCGCCTTGCTCTCGCAGATCGTCATCGTCCCCAGCGCCCGCGATCTACGCTGGAAGAACCGCCAGGTGGTCGACATGACCGAAAAGATCCTCAGCACGAGGTCTCCACAGATCCCCATCCGCGCGCTCAAGCTCAGATTCATGATGACAGGCGACGACCATCTCAGGATCGGCAGGTCCGTCGCCCTCGCCATGGCGACCCAGAAGGTCGACGCCACCGAGTTCGAGATCCTTACCAAAAGGCAGTACAATGATTACAGCCATGACGACCTCCTCTCCTTCGCCAAGCTGTTCAATGATTTTATCAGCGAGTGCCCGGCCGCATTCGCCGGTCTCACGCGGCTGCATCTGCACAACCTCAGGTTTGGTGAGTCCGACGTACCCACCATTCTTCGCACTTGCACGCGGTTGGAGTCGTTGTGCTTCTTCCAGTGTGACGCAGGGGAGAGATCAATGCTGACTCTACACCATGCTCGACTTGCCGAGCTTGACATTACCTCTGGGAAATTCTTAGTGATAAGGCTTGGAAGCCTACCCAACCTTCAACGTATGAGTTATAGAAATTGGCACTATGATGATCATTGCCCCATAGCTCTGGGTTATGTCCCTAAGCTCTCGAACCTAGATCTCTCTCGTGGATATGCTGTAGACAGGGCCCTCCACCTAAGCAAGACGCTTGTTAAGGCTCCCCCGATAAGCCATCTCCACCTGGATTTTCAAAGTGAAAAG ATTTGGATTCGACCAGAATGCCCAAAAGTGCTCGCTCCTCTACTCGGCAAACTACGGCTTGTGAATCTGGACAATCTCCCCGAGGAATGTGACATCGCCTGGACGATGTTCCTTCTCGAAGCTGCACCATCCATTGAGGAGCTTTCCATCACCGTATGGGGTCATAAGTGCCAAAGGAAGTCGCAAACAAGTTACTCTAATAGCATGGATGTGAAGTGGGAGCTATCAACTCCTGATTTCAAACACATGAATCTGGCCAGGCTAACTATCTATGGATTCCAGTCCAACAACAACTTCATGGGATACGTCAGGCGCGTCGTTCAAGCTGCGGTGAACATCAAGGAGGTATCTCTGCACGACATGAAGGTGTGTAAGGTCTGCGTTGACAAGTTTTTTTGTCTCGGGGTTCGTCCTTGGAGTTGTCTAGGGACCAGTGAGGAGGCGGATTCATTCAGAAAGGAGATCACAGAGGTGATCAATgcaagggcgagggcgagggggatgatgatggcgatggcaaTGACAATGGCGATGGCAATGGCGATTGCTTCTGCTCATAAGGTCCGCCGTGAT GTCTTTGTGTCTGGAAGTTACCTCACCGACTCAGGGTTCATCCTTTGA